The sequence CTGCTCAGCGCCAGGGTCAAACGGCGCCGGATGACCCGGGTGCTGCTCTCACTGGCCGCCTCGGTCCTGCTGGTCGGGCTCGGCGGGACCCTGTGGTCGGCCACCCAGTCCACCCGGTCCGCCCAGGACGCCGCGCCGGTGTCCGCGCCCCGGCCCAGTCTCGCCGAGACGGTCACCCCCTACTCCGCGAAGGAGAGGGCCGCCCCCTCGGCGCAGCCCGACGGCGACGCGCGGCTCATGCTGGAGGACGCCGCCGAGCGGACGGCCAAGGGGAGCGAAGGCTCCGTCCGCGCCACGGTGACCGCGTCGGCGGGGGAGAAGGCGACCACGCTCAGGGTCATGCTCACCGGGGTCGCCAAGGGCACCCGGTGCCGGCTGGACGTGGTCGGCGTCGACGGGGTCCGGGAGACGGCCGGGAACTGGATCGTCGACAGGGCCGCCTACGACAGCTCCGGGGCCTTCACCGGCACCACCACGATCCCTCCCTCGGGCATCTCGAAGTTCGAGATCGTCACGGCAGGGGGGCGGATGCTGGTCACCGCGACCTTCCACTGAGTGCGGGTCCGTTGAGTGCGGGTCCGTCCGAGCCGGCGTGACCTTCCCCGGGCGCGCCCGCCCATGGGAACGATGTGGTGCGTCCGTGGGACCGAACGCGCCCGCCCGGGGGAATGGCGTGGTGCGGCCGCGTGTTGTCGTGCTCTGTGACCGGATTGACGGTGGTGCTCGTCACGCTCGTCGCGGCGACGCTGGTGGGCGTGGTGATGCGGCGGCGCAGCGGCGTGCCACGCGAGGTGAGGGGCGACGTGGAGCAGCTGACATCCGGCGATCTCGAAGCCGACCTGGGCGAGCGGGCGACCCTCGTGCAGTTCTCCAGCGCCTTCTGCCAGCCCTGCCGGGCGACCCGCCGGGTCCTCGCCGAGGTGACGGAGATGGTGCCGGGGGTGGCGCACGTGGAGATCGACGCGGAGTCGCGCCTCGATCTGGTCCGGTCGCTGAACATCCTGCGAACTCCGACTGTGCTGATCCTCGACGCGTCAGGCCATGTTGTGAAACGTGCCTCCGGTCAGCCACGGAAGGTTGACGTGATCGGCGCCCTGGGTCTCGCGGTCGGCGAGTAAGCGGCGAACCCTACCGCCCATTGAGCATTTTTGTCTCAGGAATTGGACAGGGATGTGACAGATCCCGGAACGTCGGGGTAGTGTCATCGACATGAACCCCACGACAGAGCTGCTGACGAAGCGGCGCGCGGTTGATTTCTGCCGCGTGACCACCGCGCTCTGTCGCGCTTCCTAAAGGGCGATCTCAAGCGGCCTCCGAGCCGCACCGATCTGCACAACCCTTCAGGAGCATCAAGCGATGCAGGCTGATCCCCGGGCTCTCCGCTTCGCGGCGGCTGTGACGACCATCGTCCTCGCGCTCGTCCTGGTCACAGGGAGCGCGTGGCTGCTGGCCGCGCAGGCGGTGGTGTTCGCACTGAGCATCTTCGGCGCCTCGCCGTACGGGATGATTTTCAAAGGGATAGTGAAGAGCCCTCCCAGGGAGCTGGAGGACGCCGCCCCGCCGCGCTTCGCGCAGGGGGTCGGACTCGTCTTCGCCCTGGTGGGCTTGGTCGGATACGTCACGCAGATCACGCCGCTGGCCCTCGGCGCAACCGCGGCGGCTCTTTTCGCCGCCTTCCTCAACGCAGCTTTCGGCTTCTGCCTCGGCTGCGAGATGTTCCTGATCATTCGCCGTTTACTGCCCGCCGCAAGATAATCCCGGAGGATCCCATGAGCCGCTCCGCCGCCCTGGTGGACGCTGACTGGGTCGAGGCCAACCTCGACACCGATGGCATCGTCCTCGTCGAGGTCGACGAGGACACGAGTGCCTACGACAAGGGCCACATCCGTGGCGCCGTGAAGATCGACTGGAAGCAGGACCTCCAGGACCCGGTCCGCCGTGACTTCGTGGACCGCGAGGGCTTCCAGGCGCTGCTGTCCGCCCGGGGGATCGGCAACGACGACACCGTGGTCCTCTACGGTGGCAACAACAACTGGTTCGCCGCCTACGCCTACTGGTACTTCAAGCTCTACGGCCACGAGAACGTCAGGCTCCTCGACGGTGGCCGCAAGAAGTGGGAGCTCGACTCCCGCGAGCTGGTCAAGGACGTTCCCTCGCGCGCCGCGACGGACTACAAGGCCAAGGAGCAGGACCACTCCCTGCGCGCCTTCCGCGACGACGTCCTCGCCGCGATCGGCAAGCTCAACCTGGTCGACGTGCGCTCGCCCGACGAGTTCACCGGCAAGCTGCTCGCCCCCGCGCACGTCCCGCAGGAGGCGGCGCAGCGCGGTGGCCACGTGCCGACCGCCCGCAACATCCCGTGGTCCAAGGCGGCCAACGACGACGGCACCTTCAAGTCCGACGAGGACCTGAAGGCCCTCTACGAGGGCGAGGGCGTCGACTTCGGCAAGGACACCATCGCCTACTGCCGCATCGGTGAGCGCTCGGCGCACACGTGGTTCGTGCTGCACGAGATCCTCGACCAGGCGAGTGTCAAGAACTACGACGGATCGTGGACCGAGTACGGCTCGCTGGTGGGCGTGCCGATCGAACTGGGAGAGGCTCGATAATGACTCAGGGTTGCGCTGCTCCGGAACAGACGATTGCTCTTCCGGCCGGGATCGACCTTTCGACCCAGGCCGTCATCCAGGGAGTGGTCTCGGGCGCGGGCACGGCCTACGCCCGGCTGCTGGACCACTCCGGCGAGTTCACCGGCGAGGTCGTGGTGTCCGACGAGGGCATCTTCCGCTTCTTCGCCGCTCCCGGTGACTGGACCGTCCGCATCATCGCGGGCGGCGGCGTCACCAAGGACGTCAAGACCCAGGCCCGCCTGGGCGAGGTCACCCAGCTCGCCGTAGCTGTCTGACCCCTGTCACGGCCGAGGGCCGGCACCCCGTCGCGGGTGCCGGCCCTCAGCCGTTTCCGGATCCCGCTTCACGGGACCCGGCTCTCGACGCGGCGGAGCGCGTCGGTGTAGCCGGGGTCGGGGGACATGACCGCCGCCAGCCGGAGGTGCGGCAGGGCCTCGACGTGGCGGTTGGCGCGCTCAAGGGTCCTGCCGAGCAGGAACCTGGCGTAGTGGTCGCCGGGCGCGCGATCGAGCAGGGACTCCAGGGTCTCCCTCGCCCGGGTGAGCTGGGCCGAGCCGAAGTAGGCGCGGGCGGCCAGCAGCCGGACGGCGGGGTCGTCGCCGTGGTTGGCCAGCAGCGGCTCCAGGGTCCGCAGCGCGCCGAGGGGGTCCCGGACGTCCAGCAGGGACTCGGCCTGGCGCAGGAGCCTGACCTCGTCCGGGAGCTCGCGCTCGGGGGCGGCCTGCCGTACCAGGTCCCGGAGGACCTCCGGCGACTGCGCGCCCGCGACCGCCGTGCCGCCCACGACGTAGGTCGGCGAGGTGGCCACGCCGATGGCCTTGCCGCGCAGGA comes from Streptosporangium roseum DSM 43021 and encodes:
- a CDS encoding sulfurtransferase translates to MSRSAALVDADWVEANLDTDGIVLVEVDEDTSAYDKGHIRGAVKIDWKQDLQDPVRRDFVDREGFQALLSARGIGNDDTVVLYGGNNNWFAAYAYWYFKLYGHENVRLLDGGRKKWELDSRELVKDVPSRAATDYKAKEQDHSLRAFRDDVLAAIGKLNLVDVRSPDEFTGKLLAPAHVPQEAAQRGGHVPTARNIPWSKAANDDGTFKSDEDLKALYEGEGVDFGKDTIAYCRIGERSAHTWFVLHEILDQASVKNYDGSWTEYGSLVGVPIELGEAR
- a CDS encoding anti-sigma factor family protein, encoding MTTCDEVRMSLGAYVLGALEPEECVFVEAHLAECAGCRAEFEELTGVATFLGRVSEEDVAQVGSPPQAVLDRLLSARVKRRRMTRVLLSLAASVLLVGLGGTLWSATQSTRSAQDAAPVSAPRPSLAETVTPYSAKERAAPSAQPDGDARLMLEDAAERTAKGSEGSVRATVTASAGEKATTLRVMLTGVAKGTRCRLDVVGVDGVRETAGNWIVDRAAYDSSGAFTGTTTIPPSGISKFEIVTAGGRMLVTATFH
- a CDS encoding DUF1416 domain-containing protein; this translates as MTQGCAAPEQTIALPAGIDLSTQAVIQGVVSGAGTAYARLLDHSGEFTGEVVVSDEGIFRFFAAPGDWTVRIIAGGGVTKDVKTQARLGEVTQLAVAV
- a CDS encoding putative leader peptide: MNPTTELLTKRRAVDFCRVTTALCRAS
- a CDS encoding thioredoxin family protein — its product is MTGLTVVLVTLVAATLVGVVMRRRSGVPREVRGDVEQLTSGDLEADLGERATLVQFSSAFCQPCRATRRVLAEVTEMVPGVAHVEIDAESRLDLVRSLNILRTPTVLILDASGHVVKRASGQPRKVDVIGALGLAVGE
- a CDS encoding DUF4395 domain-containing protein, with translation MQADPRALRFAAAVTTIVLALVLVTGSAWLLAAQAVVFALSIFGASPYGMIFKGIVKSPPRELEDAAPPRFAQGVGLVFALVGLVGYVTQITPLALGATAAALFAAFLNAAFGFCLGCEMFLIIRRLLPAAR